Proteins encoded in a region of the Streptomyces akebiae genome:
- a CDS encoding ATP-dependent Clp protease ATP-binding subunit has translation MNSGFPGPEGYGPDPFTEFFARFFGGPRPQRIEIGRLMSGQARQLVADAAAYAARHGSTDLDTQHLLRAALTAEPTRSLVARAGADPDALAGAIDERSGPERHKPGQGPAPASLALTPAVKRALLDAHELARVTGSGHIGPEHVLSALAANPDSAAAHILGAARLSAGALPPDAADPSAPTPPVGIPLSGFPRSDLPRRSATATPTLDKYGRDLTDLALQGRIDPVIGREAEIEQTVEVLSRRGKNNPVLIGEAGVGKTAIVEGLAQRIAEGDVPDVLAGRRVVALDLSGVVAGTRYRGDFEERLTDIVDEIRAHSAELVVFIDELHTVVGAGSGEGSAMDAGNILKPALARGELNIVGATTLEEYRRIERDAALARRFQPVLVPEPDGDDALEILRGLRDRYEAHHQVRYTDEALAAAVELSNRYLTDRRLPDKAIDLMDQAGARVRLRARTKGTDVRALEREIEQLTRDKDQAVTGERYEQATRLRDRIGELRERIDAGRDRARADDGQGLEIGPEDIAEVVSRQTGIPVSSLTQEERERLLGLAERLRRRVVGQDEAVSVVADAVLRSRAGLASPERPIGSFLFLGPTGVGKTELARALAEALFGSEDRMVRLDMSEYQERHTLSRLVGAPPGYVGHEEAGQLTETVRRHPYSLLLLDEVEKAHPDVFNLLLQVLDDGRLTDAQGRTVDFTNAVVVMTSNLGSEAIGRGGSGLGFSAGGAEADEEDRRERILRPLREHFRPEFLNRIDEIVVFRRLDDDQLRRITHLLLEGTRLRLHARGVRIEFDEEAVDHLARHGHQPEYGARPLRRTIQREVDNPLSRLLLDGRLPSGSRVVAEVEDGRLAFRTTPPASEGTT, from the coding sequence ATGAACAGCGGATTCCCGGGGCCGGAGGGCTACGGTCCGGACCCCTTCACTGAGTTCTTCGCCCGTTTCTTCGGCGGCCCGCGCCCGCAGCGGATCGAGATCGGCCGGCTGATGAGCGGCCAGGCCCGCCAGTTGGTGGCCGACGCGGCGGCGTACGCGGCGCGGCACGGCAGTACCGACCTGGACACCCAGCATCTGCTGCGCGCCGCGCTGACCGCCGAGCCGACCCGAAGTCTGGTGGCCCGCGCGGGCGCCGATCCCGACGCGCTGGCCGGCGCGATCGACGAGCGGTCTGGACCGGAGCGGCACAAACCCGGCCAGGGCCCGGCGCCCGCGTCGCTCGCGCTGACCCCGGCGGTCAAACGTGCGCTGCTGGACGCGCACGAACTGGCCCGGGTCACCGGCTCCGGCCACATCGGCCCCGAACACGTCCTCAGCGCCCTCGCCGCCAACCCGGACTCGGCCGCCGCACACATCCTCGGCGCCGCGCGCCTGTCGGCCGGAGCCCTGCCGCCGGACGCGGCGGACCCGTCGGCACCGACCCCGCCCGTGGGGATCCCCCTGTCCGGGTTCCCGCGCTCCGACCTGCCGCGCCGCTCCGCCACCGCCACCCCGACGCTCGACAAGTACGGCCGCGATCTGACCGACCTCGCCCTCCAGGGCCGTATCGACCCGGTCATCGGACGGGAGGCCGAGATCGAGCAGACCGTCGAGGTGCTGTCCCGGCGCGGCAAGAACAACCCGGTGCTGATCGGTGAGGCGGGCGTCGGCAAGACCGCGATCGTGGAAGGCCTGGCCCAGCGCATCGCCGAGGGGGACGTGCCCGATGTGCTGGCCGGGCGCCGGGTGGTCGCCCTGGATCTGTCCGGCGTGGTCGCCGGGACCCGTTACCGGGGCGACTTCGAGGAGCGGCTCACCGACATCGTCGACGAGATCCGTGCGCACTCCGCCGAACTGGTCGTCTTCATCGACGAGTTGCACACCGTCGTGGGCGCCGGCTCGGGCGAGGGCAGCGCGATGGACGCCGGCAACATCCTCAAGCCGGCCCTGGCGCGCGGCGAGCTGAACATCGTCGGGGCCACGACGCTGGAGGAGTACCGGCGGATCGAGCGGGACGCGGCGCTGGCCCGCCGGTTCCAGCCGGTGCTGGTCCCCGAACCGGACGGCGACGACGCCCTGGAGATCCTGCGCGGGCTGCGCGACCGCTACGAGGCCCATCACCAGGTCCGCTACACGGACGAGGCACTGGCGGCCGCCGTGGAACTGTCCAACCGCTATCTCACCGACCGCCGGTTGCCCGACAAGGCCATCGACCTGATGGACCAGGCCGGGGCCCGGGTCCGGCTGCGGGCCCGGACGAAGGGCACGGACGTACGGGCTCTGGAGCGGGAGATCGAGCAGCTGACCCGGGACAAGGACCAGGCGGTCACGGGTGAGCGGTACGAGCAGGCGACGCGGCTGCGGGACCGGATCGGGGAGTTGCGGGAGCGGATCGACGCCGGGCGCGATCGGGCGCGGGCCGACGACGGGCAGGGCCTGGAGATCGGTCCCGAGGACATCGCCGAGGTCGTCTCCCGGCAGACCGGCATCCCCGTCAGCAGCCTCACCCAGGAGGAACGGGAACGGCTGCTGGGTCTCGCGGAGCGGCTGCGTCGGCGGGTCGTCGGGCAGGACGAGGCGGTGAGCGTGGTGGCGGACGCCGTGCTGCGTTCACGCGCCGGGCTCGCCAGTCCCGAACGGCCGATCGGCAGCTTCCTGTTCCTGGGCCCGACCGGCGTCGGCAAGACGGAGCTGGCCCGGGCTCTGGCGGAGGCCCTCTTCGGCAGCGAGGACCGGATGGTGCGGCTCGACATGAGCGAGTACCAGGAACGGCACACGCTCAGTCGGCTGGTCGGGGCCCCGCCCGGTTACGTCGGCCACGAGGAGGCGGGCCAGCTGACCGAGACCGTACGCCGCCACCCGTACTCGCTGTTGTTGCTGGACGAGGTGGAGAAGGCCCACCCGGACGTCTTCAACCTGCTGCTCCAGGTGCTCGACGACGGCCGGCTCACCGACGCCCAGGGCCGCACGGTCGACTTCACCAACGCCGTGGTCGTCATGACGAGCAACCTGGGCTCGGAGGCCATCGGCCGGGGCGGGTCGGGGCTGGGCTTCTCGGCGGGCGGCGCCGAGGCGGACGAGGAGGACCGACGGGAGCGGATCCTGCGGCCGCTCAGGGAGCACTTCCGGCCCGAGTTCCTCAACCGCATCGACGAGATCGTCGTCTTCCGCCGGCTCGACGACGACCAACTGCGCCGGATCACCCACCTGTTGCTGGAGGGGACGCGGCTGCGGCTGCACGCGCGGGGCGTCCGGATCGAGTTCGACGAGGAGGCCGTCGACCATCTCGCCCGTCACGGCCACCAACCCGAGTACGGCGCCCGGCCGTTGCGCCGCACGATCCAGCGGGAGGTCGACAACCCCCTGTCCCGGCTGCTGCTCGACGGGCGACTGCCGTCCGGCAGCCGGGTGGTGGCGGAGGTGGAGGACGGGCGGCTGGCCTTCCGTACGACGCCGCCCGCCTCCGAGGGCACTACCTGA
- a CDS encoding nitrilase-related carbon-nitrogen hydrolase — protein MANVVRAALVQATWTGDTVSMVDKHIEHAREAARQGAKVIGFQEVFNAPYFCQVQEPEHYAWAEPVPDGPTVTRMRELARETGMVIVVPVFEVEQSGFYYNTAAVIDADGTYLGKYRKHHIPQVKGFWEKYYFKPGNLGWPVFETAVGKVGVYICYDRHFPEGWRQLGLNGAQLVYNPSATHRGLSAHLWQLEQPAAAVANEYFIAAINRVGREEYGDNDFYGTSYFVDPRGKFVGEVASDQREELVVRDLDFDLIEDVRQQWAFYRDRRPDAYEGLVQP, from the coding sequence ATGGCCAACGTCGTACGCGCCGCCCTGGTCCAGGCGACCTGGACCGGTGACACCGTGTCCATGGTCGACAAGCACATCGAGCATGCCCGCGAGGCGGCCCGGCAGGGCGCGAAGGTGATCGGCTTCCAGGAAGTCTTCAACGCGCCCTACTTCTGCCAGGTCCAGGAACCGGAGCACTACGCCTGGGCGGAACCCGTGCCCGACGGCCCCACCGTCACGCGCATGCGGGAGCTGGCCCGCGAGACCGGCATGGTGATCGTCGTCCCGGTCTTCGAGGTCGAGCAGTCCGGGTTCTACTACAACACCGCGGCGGTCATCGACGCCGACGGCACCTACCTCGGCAAGTACCGCAAACACCACATCCCCCAGGTCAAGGGGTTCTGGGAGAAGTACTACTTCAAGCCCGGGAACCTCGGCTGGCCGGTCTTCGAGACGGCCGTCGGCAAGGTCGGCGTCTACATCTGCTACGACCGCCACTTCCCGGAGGGCTGGCGCCAGCTCGGTCTGAACGGCGCCCAGCTCGTCTACAACCCGTCCGCCACCCACCGCGGGCTCTCCGCGCACCTCTGGCAGCTGGAACAGCCGGCGGCGGCCGTGGCCAACGAGTACTTCATCGCCGCGATCAACCGGGTCGGGCGCGAGGAGTACGGGGACAACGACTTCTACGGAACCTCCTACTTCGTGGACCCGCGCGGCAAGTTCGTGGGCGAGGTCGCGAGCGACCAGCGCGAGGAACTCGTCGTCCGGGACCTCGACTTCGACCTCATCGAGGACGTACGACAGCAGTGGGCGTTCTACCGGGACCGCCGGCCCGACGCGTACGAAGGACTCGTACAGCCCTGA
- the map gene encoding type I methionyl aminopeptidase translates to MVELKTDESIDAMYEAGQVVGQALTAVRDAADVGVSLLELDELAHEVLRKAGATSPFLGYHPSFAPTPFPAVLCASVNDAIVHGIPTSYRLRDGDLVSLDFGAQLGGWAGDSAISFAVGAPRAADLRLVETAERALAAGIEAAVVGNRIGDIAHAIGTVCRAAGYGIPDGFGGHGIGREMHEDPGVPNEGRPGRGMKLRHGMVLAIEPMLIGGGTDGYHAAPDGWTLCTNDGSRAAHVEHTVAITEAGPRVLTAR, encoded by the coding sequence ATGGTGGAACTGAAGACGGATGAGTCGATTGACGCGATGTACGAGGCCGGGCAGGTCGTGGGCCAGGCGCTCACGGCCGTGCGGGACGCGGCCGACGTGGGGGTCTCGCTGCTCGAACTGGACGAGCTGGCCCACGAGGTGCTCCGGAAGGCCGGTGCCACCTCACCCTTCCTGGGCTACCACCCCTCGTTCGCGCCCACGCCCTTCCCCGCGGTGCTCTGCGCCTCCGTGAACGACGCGATCGTGCACGGCATCCCCACCTCGTACCGGCTGCGCGACGGGGACCTCGTGTCCCTCGACTTCGGCGCACAACTGGGCGGCTGGGCCGGGGACTCGGCGATCAGCTTCGCGGTGGGGGCGCCGCGCGCGGCCGACCTCCGGCTCGTCGAGACAGCCGAACGCGCCCTCGCGGCGGGCATCGAGGCGGCCGTCGTCGGCAACCGCATCGGCGACATCGCACACGCGATCGGCACCGTGTGCCGGGCCGCCGGATACGGCATCCCCGACGGGTTCGGCGGGCACGGCATCGGGCGCGAGATGCACGAGGACCCGGGCGTCCCGAACGAGGGGCGCCCCGGGCGGGGGATGAAGCTGCGGCACGGGATGGTCCTGGCGATCGAGCCGATGCTGATCGGCGGGGGCACGGACGGGTACCACGCGGCCCCGGACGGCTGGACGCTGTGCACGAACGACGGGTCCCGGGCGGCGCACGTGGAGCACACGGTGGCCATCACGGAGGCGGGGCCGCGGGTGCTGACCGCGCGGTGA
- the ggt gene encoding gamma-glutamyltransferase produces the protein MRLRRPVARKLAVLAATSAVMTVGAAPPTSAATDTVPKTPVAVGYGGAVSSVDPDASAAGIEVLRKGGNAVDAAVATAAALGVTEPYSAGIGGGGYFVYYDAGSRSVHTIDGRETAPLSAGEDLFLENGQPIPFAEAVTSGLSVGTPGTPATWQTALRSWGSRPLGTLLKPAEKLARDGFTVDATFRSQTAANEARFRNFPATVDLYLPGGELPVVGSTLKNPDLARTYAELGRKGVDALYRGDLAQDIVDTVNKPPVDPSSGYNARPGDLTTADLAQYRAKRQAPTRTSYRGLGVYGMAPSSSGGTTVAEALNILERTDLSRASDVQYLHRYIEASRIAFADRGRWVGDPAFEDVPTKELLSQRFADSRECLIKDDAVLTSPVAPGDPRNPTPCATGGTAAPTTYEGDSTTHLTVADKWGDVVSYTLTIEQTGGSGITVPGRGFLLNNELTDFSFTPANPAVHDPNLPGPGKRPRSSMSPTIVLDKHGKPVVALGSPGGATIITTVLQTLTGFLDRGLPLVDAIAAPRASQRNQTTTELEPGLWNSPLKTELEAIGHGFRQNPEIGAATAVQRLSNGKWLAAAETVRRGGGAAMVVHPVR, from the coding sequence ATGCGTCTGCGTCGCCCTGTCGCGCGGAAACTGGCTGTACTGGCGGCGACGTCCGCCGTGATGACGGTGGGGGCGGCCCCGCCGACCTCCGCCGCGACGGACACCGTCCCGAAGACCCCGGTCGCCGTCGGCTACGGAGGCGCCGTGTCCAGTGTCGACCCGGACGCCTCCGCCGCCGGGATCGAGGTGCTCCGCAAGGGCGGCAACGCGGTGGACGCGGCGGTCGCCACGGCCGCCGCGCTCGGTGTCACCGAGCCGTACTCGGCGGGCATCGGCGGTGGCGGCTACTTCGTCTACTACGACGCCGGGTCACGGTCCGTGCACACCATCGACGGCCGCGAGACGGCGCCCCTGAGCGCCGGCGAGGACCTCTTCCTGGAGAACGGGCAGCCGATCCCGTTCGCGGAGGCCGTCACCAGCGGGCTGAGCGTCGGCACGCCCGGCACCCCGGCGACCTGGCAGACGGCGCTGAGGAGTTGGGGCAGCAGGCCGCTCGGCACCCTGCTGAAGCCCGCCGAGAAGCTCGCCCGCGACGGTTTCACCGTCGACGCGACCTTCCGCTCCCAGACCGCCGCCAACGAGGCCCGGTTCCGCAACTTCCCCGCCACGGTCGACCTGTACCTCCCCGGCGGCGAGCTCCCGGTGGTCGGCTCGACCCTCAAGAACCCCGACCTGGCGCGCACCTACGCCGAGTTGGGCCGCAAGGGCGTCGACGCCCTCTACCGGGGCGACCTCGCCCAGGACATCGTCGACACGGTCAACAAGCCGCCGGTGGACCCGAGTTCGGGCTACAACGCCCGCCCCGGCGACCTGACGACGGCCGACCTCGCCCAGTACCGCGCCAAGCGCCAGGCTCCTACCAGGACGTCGTACCGCGGCCTCGGCGTCTACGGGATGGCGCCCTCCTCCTCCGGCGGCACCACGGTCGCCGAGGCGCTCAACATCCTGGAGCGGACCGACCTCTCCCGGGCGAGCGACGTCCAGTACCTGCACCGCTACATCGAGGCCAGCCGGATCGCGTTCGCCGACCGGGGCCGCTGGGTCGGTGACCCCGCCTTCGAGGACGTACCGACCAAGGAACTGCTCTCGCAGCGGTTCGCCGACTCCCGTGAGTGCCTGATCAAGGACGACGCGGTCCTCACCAGCCCCGTCGCACCGGGCGATCCGCGCAACCCCACGCCCTGCGCGACCGGCGGTACGGCCGCGCCGACGACGTACGAGGGTGACAGCACGACCCATCTCACGGTCGCCGACAAGTGGGGCGACGTCGTCTCCTACACCCTCACCATCGAGCAGACCGGTGGCAGCGGCATCACCGTGCCGGGCCGGGGCTTCCTGCTCAACAACGAGCTGACGGACTTCTCCTTCACCCCGGCCAACCCGGCCGTGCACGACCCCAACCTGCCGGGGCCGGGCAAGCGGCCGCGCTCGTCGATGTCGCCGACGATCGTGCTCGACAAGCACGGCAAGCCCGTGGTGGCGCTCGGCTCACCCGGCGGCGCGACCATCATCACGACCGTGCTGCAGACCCTGACCGGCTTCCTCGACCGGGGTCTGCCCCTGGTGGACGCGATCGCCGCGCCGCGCGCCAGTCAGCGCAACCAGACCACCACCGAACTCGAACCGGGCCTGTGGAACAGCCCGTTGAAGACGGAACTCGAAGCCATCGGACACGGCTTCCGGCAGAACCCGGAGATCGGGGCGGCCACCGCCGTCCAGCGTCTGTCGAACGGCAAGTGGCTGGCCGCCGCGGAGACCGTACGACGCGGGGGCGGCGCGGCGATGGTCGTGCACCCCGTCAGGTAG
- a CDS encoding aspartate aminotransferase family protein, which yields MTDELLGRHKAVLPDWLALYYADPLEITHGEGRHVWDAAGEKYLDFFGGILTTMTAHALPEVTKAVSEQAGRIVHSSTLYLNRPMVELAERIAQMSGIPDARVFFTTSGTEANDTALMLATTYRRSNQIMAMRNSYHGRSFSAVGITGNKGWSPTSLSPLQTLYVHGGVRTRGPYADLSDADFITACVADLEDLLGHGRPPAALIAEPIQGVGGFTSPPDGLYAAFREVLQRHGVLWIADEVQTGWGRTGDNFWGWQAHGQNGPPDILTFAKGIGNGMSIGGVVARSEVMNCLDSNSISTFGGTQITMAAGLANLNYLVEHDLQGNARRVGGLLIERLRAITAQIPAVKEVRGRGLMIGIELVKPGTDEANPEAASAVLEAARREGLLIGKGGGHNTSALRIAPPLSLTVAEAEEGADALERALRSIQ from the coding sequence GTGACCGACGAACTGCTCGGGCGCCACAAGGCCGTACTGCCCGACTGGCTCGCGCTCTACTACGCGGACCCGCTGGAGATCACCCACGGCGAGGGCCGTCATGTCTGGGACGCCGCCGGCGAGAAGTACCTCGACTTCTTCGGCGGCATCCTCACCACGATGACGGCGCACGCGCTCCCCGAGGTCACCAAGGCGGTGAGCGAGCAGGCCGGGCGGATCGTCCACTCCTCGACGCTCTACCTCAACCGGCCGATGGTCGAGCTCGCCGAGCGCATCGCGCAGATGTCCGGCATCCCGGACGCCCGCGTCTTCTTCACCACCTCCGGCACCGAGGCCAACGACACCGCGCTGATGCTGGCCACGACGTACCGGCGCAGCAACCAGATCATGGCGATGCGCAACAGCTACCACGGCCGCTCCTTCAGCGCGGTCGGCATCACCGGCAACAAGGGCTGGTCCCCGACCTCGCTGTCCCCGCTCCAGACGCTGTACGTGCACGGCGGTGTCCGCACCCGAGGCCCGTACGCGGACCTCAGCGACGCGGACTTCATCACCGCCTGTGTCGCCGACCTGGAGGACCTGCTCGGCCACGGCCGCCCACCGGCCGCGCTGATCGCCGAACCGATCCAGGGAGTCGGCGGCTTCACCTCACCGCCCGACGGGCTGTACGCGGCCTTCCGCGAGGTGCTGCAGCGGCACGGCGTGCTGTGGATCGCCGACGAGGTGCAGACCGGCTGGGGCCGCACCGGCGACAACTTCTGGGGCTGGCAGGCGCACGGGCAGAACGGGCCGCCGGACATCCTCACCTTCGCCAAGGGCATCGGCAACGGCATGTCCATCGGCGGTGTCGTCGCCCGCTCCGAGGTCATGAACTGCCTGGACAGCAACTCGATCTCGACCTTCGGCGGCACCCAGATCACCATGGCCGCCGGCCTCGCCAACCTGAACTACCTGGTCGAGCACGACCTCCAGGGCAACGCGCGGCGCGTCGGCGGGCTGCTCATCGAGCGGCTGCGGGCGATCACCGCGCAGATCCCGGCGGTCAAGGAAGTACGCGGCCGGGGACTCATGATCGGCATCGAGCTGGTGAAGCCCGGCACCGACGAGGCCAACCCCGAGGCGGCGTCAGCCGTCCTCGAAGCCGCCCGCCGGGAGGGCCTGCTGATCGGCAAGGGCGGTGGTCACAACACCAGCGCGCTGCGTATCGCGCCCCCGCTGTCGCTGACCGTCGCCGAGGCGGAGGAGGGCGCCGACGCCCTCGAACGCGCTCTGAGGAGCATCCAGTAA
- a CDS encoding DUF6278 family protein, with protein MNISFLGNWRKRRDPAFGVAVFTGGDGDDDGHEGLAELLSECELLRAQAARSGVELDDSPASLEAIDQLVPRWRDDEETVAWLGNDAGLYLGTVVVRTVPGARWEIWPNGQPVVRLDSGREIDVVEAGQAWAASGAPELSQLYAEVAEH; from the coding sequence ATGAACATCTCTTTCCTGGGCAACTGGCGCAAGAGGCGTGACCCCGCGTTCGGGGTCGCGGTGTTCACCGGCGGCGACGGTGACGACGACGGTCACGAGGGACTCGCCGAACTCCTCTCCGAATGCGAACTGCTGCGCGCGCAGGCCGCGCGGTCCGGCGTCGAACTCGACGACTCCCCCGCCTCGTTGGAGGCGATCGATCAGTTGGTCCCGCGCTGGCGCGACGACGAGGAGACCGTGGCCTGGCTAGGGAACGACGCGGGGCTCTACCTGGGCACGGTCGTCGTACGGACCGTGCCGGGCGCCCGCTGGGAGATCTGGCCCAACGGCCAGCCCGTGGTGCGGCTGGACTCCGGCCGTGAGATCGACGTGGTCGAGGCAGGCCAGGCGTGGGCCGCCAGCGGTGCACCGGAACTCTCCCAGCTCTACGCCGAGGTCGCCGAGCATTGA
- a CDS encoding CocE/NonD family hydrolase has translation MRHPHVTTSRTTRALRTSAVGAVSATLVAGTALGLAPAAQAASGATAAPTTRFVDIEGEGGTVLKANVVAPADTSRAYPLLVLPTSWGLPQVEYLAQARKLADAGYVVVGYNVRGFWESGGYIEVAGPPDTADASKVIDWALANTPADAAHIGMAGLSYGAGISLLTAAHDKRVKAVAALSGWADLIDSIYGGRTQHLQAAALLDGAGRITGRQGPEIQQIFKNFYASDLAKEEEMIAWGKKRSPETYLDQLNTHGTAVMLANAWGDSIFPPNQYADFYEKLTGPKRLELRPGDHATTELTGLFGLPNDVWTDTRRWFDRYLKGTANGIDREQPVQLKSRTGGAFEGYPDWKSVTATRKKIALASGTTIRANVDSGANGGVVFLSSILDQVAQLPPVASIPLLPRRWAAVWQSEKYPTPQAVRGTAKLHTTVTATKESGTLVAYLYDVGPLGLGKLVSHAPYTFHGETPGRPFGVDLELLSTAYDVPAGHRLALVVDTVDPLYIEHNPTGAQLTFSSPPNDPSYVSIPLREQ, from the coding sequence GTGAGACACCCGCACGTCACCACATCGCGTACGACCAGGGCACTGCGGACAAGCGCCGTGGGCGCCGTCTCGGCCACCCTGGTCGCCGGCACGGCCCTCGGCCTCGCCCCCGCCGCCCAGGCGGCGTCCGGCGCCACAGCGGCCCCCACCACCCGTTTCGTCGACATCGAGGGCGAGGGCGGGACCGTCCTCAAGGCCAATGTCGTCGCACCCGCCGACACCTCACGCGCCTACCCGCTCCTCGTCCTGCCCACGAGCTGGGGCCTGCCCCAGGTCGAATATCTGGCCCAGGCCCGGAAGCTGGCCGACGCGGGCTACGTCGTGGTCGGTTACAACGTGCGCGGCTTCTGGGAATCCGGTGGATACATAGAGGTCGCGGGGCCACCCGACACCGCCGACGCCTCCAAGGTGATCGACTGGGCGCTCGCCAACACCCCGGCCGACGCCGCGCACATCGGCATGGCGGGGCTGTCGTACGGGGCGGGCATCAGTCTGCTCACCGCCGCGCACGACAAGCGCGTCAAGGCCGTGGCCGCGCTGAGCGGCTGGGCGGACCTGATCGACTCCATCTACGGCGGACGCACCCAGCACCTCCAGGCGGCCGCCCTGCTGGACGGCGCGGGGCGGATCACCGGCCGCCAGGGCCCCGAGATCCAGCAGATCTTCAAGAACTTCTACGCCTCCGACCTGGCGAAGGAGGAAGAGATGATCGCCTGGGGGAAGAAACGTTCCCCCGAGACGTATTTGGACCAGCTCAACACCCACGGCACGGCCGTCATGCTCGCCAACGCCTGGGGCGACTCGATCTTCCCGCCCAACCAGTACGCCGACTTCTACGAGAAGCTCACCGGCCCCAAGCGGCTGGAGCTGCGCCCCGGCGACCACGCCACCACGGAACTCACCGGCCTGTTCGGCCTGCCCAACGACGTGTGGACGGACACCCGGCGCTGGTTCGACCGCTATCTGAAGGGCACCGCCAACGGCATCGACCGTGAGCAGCCCGTCCAGCTCAAGTCCCGTACGGGCGGCGCCTTCGAGGGCTACCCGGACTGGAAGTCGGTCACCGCCACCCGGAAGAAGATCGCCCTGGCGAGCGGCACCACGATCCGCGCGAACGTCGACTCGGGCGCGAACGGCGGGGTCGTCTTCCTCTCCAGCATCCTGGACCAGGTGGCCCAACTCCCGCCCGTGGCCTCGATACCGCTGCTGCCGCGTCGCTGGGCGGCCGTGTGGCAGTCGGAGAAGTACCCGACGCCGCAGGCCGTGCGCGGCACCGCGAAGCTGCACACCACGGTGACGGCCACCAAGGAGAGCGGCACCCTCGTCGCGTACCTGTACGACGTGGGCCCGCTCGGCCTCGGCAAGCTGGTCAGCCACGCGCCGTACACCTTCCACGGCGAGACACCCGGCCGTCCGTTCGGCGTGGACCTGGAGTTGCTCTCCACGGCCTACGACGTTCCGGCGGGCCACCGTCTCGCCCTGGTCGTCGACACGGTCGACCCGCTCTACATCGAGCACAACCCGACCGGCGCGCAGCTGACCTTCTCCTCGCCGCCGAACGACCCGTCGTACGTGTCGATCCCGCTGCGCGAGCAGTGA
- a CDS encoding amino acid ABC transporter ATP-binding protein, with protein sequence MAVEPLIEMRDVNKYFGELHVLQDIDLTVGKGEVVVVIGPSGSGKSTLCRAINRLEPIRSGTIRIDGQPLPSEGKALAALRADVGMVFQSFNLFAHKTVLQNVSLGQVKVRKRKKEDADRRSRELLDRVGLADQAPKYPAQLSGGQQQRVAIARALAMDPKVMLFDEPTSALDPEMINEVLEVMQQLARDGMTMVVVTHEMGFARSAANRVVFMADGRIVEDRTPDGFFTSPESDRAKDFLSKILKH encoded by the coding sequence ATGGCGGTCGAACCGCTGATCGAGATGCGGGACGTGAACAAGTACTTCGGCGAGCTGCATGTCCTCCAGGACATCGACCTCACCGTCGGCAAGGGGGAGGTGGTCGTCGTCATCGGCCCGTCGGGGTCGGGGAAATCGACACTGTGCCGGGCGATCAACCGGCTGGAGCCCATCCGCTCCGGCACGATCCGGATCGACGGGCAGCCGCTGCCGAGCGAGGGCAAGGCCCTCGCGGCGCTCCGCGCGGACGTCGGCATGGTCTTCCAGTCCTTCAACCTCTTCGCGCACAAGACGGTCCTGCAGAACGTGTCGCTCGGTCAGGTCAAGGTCCGCAAACGGAAGAAGGAGGACGCCGACCGGCGCTCGCGCGAACTCCTGGACCGGGTCGGTCTCGCCGACCAGGCGCCGAAGTACCCGGCCCAGCTCTCCGGCGGCCAGCAGCAGCGGGTGGCCATCGCCCGCGCCCTCGCCATGGACCCCAAGGTCATGCTGTTCGACGAGCCGACGTCGGCCCTCGACCCCGAGATGATCAACGAAGTCCTCGAAGTCATGCAGCAGTTGGCGCGCGATGGCATGACCATGGTCGTCGTCACCCACGAGATGGGATTCGCCCGCTCGGCCGCCAACCGCGTCGTCTTCATGGCGGACGGCCGCATCGTCGAGGACCGCACTCCGGACGGTTTCTTCACCAGCCCGGAGAGCGACCGTGCCAAGGACTTTCTCTCCAAGATCCTCAAGCACTGA
- a CDS encoding helix-turn-helix domain-containing protein — MVRTPLTPEERERGERLGRLLRDARGGRSMAEIAAGAGISAETLRKIETGRAPTPAFFTVAALARTLGLSMDDLVTRCGPAVVAPVAAVA, encoded by the coding sequence ATGGTGCGCACCCCTCTGACCCCCGAAGAGCGCGAACGCGGCGAGCGGCTCGGCCGGTTGCTGCGTGACGCCCGTGGCGGCCGCAGTATGGCGGAGATCGCCGCCGGCGCGGGCATCTCCGCGGAGACCCTCCGGAAGATCGAGACCGGCCGGGCCCCCACCCCTGCCTTCTTCACGGTCGCCGCCCTCGCCCGCACGCTGGGCCTGTCGATGGACGACCTCGTGACGCGGTGCGGACCGGCCGTCGTGGCGCCGGTGGCGGCTGTGGCGTGA